In Carassius carassius chromosome 19, fCarCar2.1, whole genome shotgun sequence, a single genomic region encodes these proteins:
- the nxph2a gene encoding neurexophilin-2, which translates to MQILSAVLLLFCLHKCCWKVTCRRVHIPEVGLVDWGETENEDHPSPKSVSPRVLNPLRLFARGSPGFKSNRREITYLENIEDPWDWLSNQTDVREAQSRTKRRPIVKTGKFKKMFGWGDFNSNIKTVKLNLLITGKIVDHGNGTFSVYFRHNSTGLGNVSVSLVPPSKVVEFEIAQQSTLETKDSKSFNCRIEYQKTDRSKKTSHCSYEPSNTCYQESTQSHVSWLCSKPFKVICIYIAFYSTDYKLVQKICPDYNYHSDTPYASTG; encoded by the exons ATGCAGATTCTTTCAGCTGTTTTGCTGCTGTTCTGTTTGCACAAG TGTTGTTGGAAGGTCACATGCAGAAGAGTCCATATTCCAGAGGTGGGGCTCGTGGACTGGGGGGAGACTGAAAATGAAGACCACCCCTCCCCCAAAAGCGTCAGCCCCCGTGTTCTCAACCCCCTGCGCCTTTTCGCCCGGGGATCCCCTGGGTTTAAGAGCAACAGGAGGGAGATTACATATTTGGAAAACATCGAGGACCCTTGGGACTGGTTATCTAACCAGACAGATGTCAGAGAGGCGCAGAGCAGGACTAAACGCAGACCCATTGTGAAAACGGgcaagtttaaaaaaatgttcgGCTGGGGTGACTTCAACTCCAACATCAAAACTGTGAAACTCAATCTCCTCATTACAGGCAAGATAGTGGACCATGGCAACGGCACATTCAGCGTTTATTTCCGCCACAACTCCACGGGCCTAGGAAACGTCTCCGTAAGCCTGGTGCCGCCTTCCAAGGTGGTGGAGTTTGAGATCGCCCAGCAGTCCACCCTGGAGACGAAGGACTCGAAATCTTTCAATTGTCGCATCGAGTACCAGAAAACAGACCGCAGCAAAAAGACTTCACACTGCAGCTATGAACCGTCCAACACGTGTTACCAAGAGTCCACCCAGAGCCACGTGTCCTGGCTCTGCTCGAAGCCCTTCAAAGTCATATGCATCTACATCGCCTTCTACAGCACTGACTATAAACTGGTGCAGAAAATCTGCCCCGATTACAACTATCACAGTGACACGCCGTACGCATCCACAGGTTAA
- the LOC132095078 gene encoding speckle-type POZ protein-like A — protein sequence MSGVPTPPPPGEMSIGPVAESWCYTQVKVVKFSYMWTINNFSFCREEMGEVLKSSTFSSGPNDKMKWCLRVNPKGLDDESKDYLSLYLLLVSCPKSEVRAKFKFSLLNAKREETKAMESQRAYRFVQGKDWGFKKFIRRDFLLDEANGLLPDDKLTLFCEVSVVQDSVNISGQSNMNMLKVPECQLSDDLGNLWECSRFTDCSLYVGGQEFKAHKSILAARSPVFNAMFEHEMEESKKNRVDISDVEPEVFKEMMGFIYTGKAPNLEKMADSLLAAADKYALERLKVMCEEALCNSLSVENVADTLILADLHSAEQLKAQAIDFINRCSVLRQLGCKDGKNWNSNHATDIMETAGWKSMIQSHPHLVAEAFRALASAQCPHFGLPRKRLKQS from the exons ATGTCGGGGGTCCCAACCCCTCCTCCTCCAGGGGAGATGTCCATTGGGCCTGTGGCGGAGAGCTGGTGCTATACCCAG GTCAAGGTAGTGAAATTTTCCTACATGTGGACCATAAACAACTTCAGCTTCTGTCGAGAAGAGATGGGTGAAGTTTTGAAGAGCTCTACCTTCTCCTCAGGGCCTAACGATAAGATGAAATG GTGCCTACGAGTCAATCCGAAGGGACTTGATGATGAAAGTAAAGATTATCTATCACTATATTTGCTACTAGTTAGTTGTCCAAAAAGTGAAGTCAGAGCCAAGTTCAAGTTTTCTTTATTGAACGCTAAACGGGAGGAGACAAAAGCTATGG AAAGCCAAAGAGCCTATCGGTTCGTCCAAGGCAAAGACTGGGGCTTCAAAAAATTTATTAGGAGAGATTTTCTGCTTGATGAAGCAAATGGGCTGCTACCGGATGATAAACTCACGTTATTTTGTGAG GTGAGTGTTGTTCAGGACTCTGTGAACATCTCCGGACAGTCCAACATGAACATGTTGAAGGTTCCGGAGTGCCAGCTGTCTGATGATCTGGGTAACTTGTGGGAATGCTCACGCTTCACGGACTGCTCTCTATATGTGGGAGGGCAGGAGTTCAAAGCCCACAAATCCATCCTGGCAG CGAGATCACCGGTCTTTAATGCCATGTTTGAACATGAAATGGAGGAAAGTAAAAAG AACCGAGTTGACATCAGTGATGTTGAACCAGAGGTTTTCAAAGAAATGATGGGCTTCATATACACAGGAAAAGCACCAAATTTAGAGAAAATGGCTGATAGTTTATTAGCCGCAGCAGATAAA TACGCTCTGGAGCGCTTAAAGGTCATGTGTGAGGAAGCCCTTTGCAACAGCCTCTCGGTGGAGAACGTGGCAGACACCCTCATCCTGGCCGACTTGCACAGCGCAGAGCAGCTCAAAGCACAGGCCATAGATTTTATCAACAG GTGCAGTGTCCTCCGACAGCTGGGCTGTAAAGATGGGAAAAACTGGAATAGCAA TCACGCCACGGACATAATGGAGACTGCGGGCTGGAAGTCAATGATCCAGTCTCATCCTCACTTAGTGGCGGAGGCTTTCCGCGCGCTAGCGTCAGCACAGTGCCCCCACTTCGGTCTGCCCAGGAAGCGCCTAAAACAGTCGTGA